TAATCAGCTTTGGACTGTTGAAATCCAAAAGAAATTAAAGCAGAAGACAATTTTGCAAACCATTGTCTTGGAGCCTGCTTTAATCCATACAATGACTTTTGTAGTTTACATACTTTATTGTCAACAGACTTGACATTCTTAATACACTCCCCCTGTCCTGTGTATCCCATTGGCAATTTCATGTAAACTTCTTCCAACAGGTCACCATGTAAAAAGGCATTTGAGACATCCATTTGACAAACATTCCAATTGTATTTAGCTGCAACTGCAAGTAATGATCTCACAGTCACCATTTTTGCTACTGGAGCAAAAGTTTCTTCAAAATCAATTCCCTTTCTTTGTCTATTTCCATCAACTACTAATCTAGCTTTCTTCCTTTCAACAGTTCCATCAGCTTTTAACTTTGTTTTGAAAATCCAATGACAACTAATGGCTTTCTTACCAGCTGGCAAATCTGTAATCACCCATGTATTATTGTTCTCTAAAGCTGCTAATTCATCATTCATTGCAGCAGCCCAACCTGGATCCACTATAGCTTCTTTAAAACTTGTTGGATCTGAATGAGCCATTAGAGCAGTCACATAGTGATGGAATTCATCATTGAGACTAGGAGAGAAAAATTGATTAGCCACAGGTGTATGAGACAAAGTGGCAGAACTAGATGAAATGATATAATCCTGATGCCAAACAGGTGGTTTTGAAGACCTAGATGACTTCCTGGGTTCAGTTTGATTCATTACATGCACAACAGGAGGATCAGGTGGTTGATCAATTATAGGTTCTTCAATAGGTTGATGTTGAGTAGCTGGTGCATTACTAGTAACATATTCATCATAAACACTAGGATGAATACTTGATATAACAGTAGGTACAGGCTTGACCAACTGTGATACACAAGCAGGTGAAAAAGGAAATATGTGTTCATAGAACACCACATCTCTTGACACAAAAGAAGAATGTGTTAAGAGATTATACAATTTATATCCCTTTTGATGCTGAGGATAGCCCAAGAAAACACAAGGAACACCTCTTTCTTGAAACTTATCAACATTTCTAGTTAGATTACTTGACATAGCTAAACATCCAAATACCCTGAGATGATCATAGCTGGGTAATTTCTTCAATAAAACTTCATAAGGAGTTTTATTGTGAAGAACAGAGGAAGGATATCTATTGATAAGATAAGTAGCAGTAATTACACAATCTCCCCAGAACTTTAGAGGTAAACTAGCTTGAAATCTGAGAGCTCTAGCAACCTCTAAAATGTGCCTGTGTTTTCTCTCTGCTCTACCATTTTGTTGAGGCCTATCTGGACAGGAAGTTTGGTGAATAATGCCCATATCAGAAAGAAAGCTACCCAGTTTGCCTTTTACAAATTCTAAGGCATTATCAGATCTCAACACCTTTATCATCTTATCAAATTGATTCTTAACAAACTtaacaaaattcttgaaaacagtaAAACAATCATCTTTGTTAGCTAACAAATACACCCAAGTAACTCTGCTACAATCATCTACAAGTGTTAGAATATACCTGTACTTTCCTTCAAACAACACCTTATATGGTCCCCAAATATCCATGTGCACCATATCAAAAACATCATTAGAATGTGATTCACTTAAAGGAAAAGGTAACTTTGTAAATTTTGCCATAGGACAAGTCATACAAACATCTGAAACATTCTTTACAATGTTTGAAGGAATAGCTGAGATGTGTTTCATTTTAGAAATGGATGCATGCCCTAACCTACTGTGCCAAAGACTAAAACTCAGTACAAGTTTACTAGCATTTGCACAGCCTTGCCTTATTGAAAATAAACTTCTAGAAGATACTGTGGAAGCAACAAGATTAGCCAGCTTCTTGTCAATTTGATGAAATGGCATATTGACAAGATAGTACAGGTCATTTCTCCTTTCACCCAGTCCCATTACATTCCTTGTTATCAAGTCCTGGATAACACAAAACTGTGAGTAGAAGAAAACTACACAGTTGTTATCCTTAGTCAACTTAGGAACAGATAACAAGCTAAATTTAAATGAAGGGACTACCAACACATCTTTTAGTTCCAATTTATTGTTCAACTTCAGTTTTCCAATATGAGTAATTAATGAAGTATTGCCATTTGGTAACCTAATGTGTGGTTTAAGAAATAAAGACTTGGCTTCAATTAAATCATCATAGCTAGGTGTCGTATGATCTGTGGCACCAGTATCTAAAATCCATTCACAAGATGAAACGAGATTTTTTGATATACCTGCTGCAAAATGAGGATCAAGTTCATCATCAGAAGTGGACAAGGTACCTTGAACATCACCTTGTGTCATTTGTGGTAAGCATTTTAACAACTGCTCAAATTGTTCAGATGTAAAGATAACATTGTTTCCTTGCACACTAGCACTAGCAGCAGTTTTCTTAGAAGCATTCATAGGAACAAAAGTCTTGGACTTAGCATTCTTGACTTGAGAACCTTGTTTTGATTGCTTATATTTGTAATGCCAAGGTGGATACCCTATCTTCTCCTAACATTTATCAGATGAATGCCATTTATTACCACAAATGCTACACTTATCTTGCTGATTTCCTTTACTAAACAAAGCAGTAGGTTCAATCACAGACAACACCTCCCTCTGTGATTCTTCTTGTTGAAGCATAGAACAAGCAGTTTCAACAGTAGGAAGAGGATTCATCAGTAGAAGCTGAGATCTTATAGCACTAAATTTCTCATCTAATCCATTCAAAAACTGAAACAAATGTTGTTCTTCCTTCTGCTTGTTCCAAGCATTCAGAAAAGTCACAATCTCAGGATTAAGTGTAGTAATCCTAGGCAATTCATTCATTGAATCTAATTCTTCCCAAATACATTTCAACTTAGTATAGTACTCATGAATCTGTATACCTTGTTGATCACAAGCATACGATTCCTTATGTAACTTGTATTTCCTAGATCCATTACTTAGAGCAAACCTTTTTTCTAACTGAGACCATATTTCACTTGCAGTACCAATGAACATGATAGACTTAGCTATAGACTCACATACAGATGACATAATCCAGCTAATCACCATATTATTGCAAGTATCCCACATTTCTgccttattatcatcattaataggtCTAGTAACAGTACCTGTCACGAAACCTAGCTTGCGTTTAGTAGAGAGAGCAATTTCAAGCGATCGCCTCCATGATCTGTAGTTTGAAGCTCCAGTTAGCTTCTCTTGGACAGAAAGTGATCCTGGACCATCAGAAGGATGCAAGTACAACGGATTTTGAAACAATTGTTGATCCATAGCCATGCGGAAGCAAGAAAAATGCAATCAGGTAACAATCAATTCGAATTTGATGCAATCAATTCGCATAACAAACGAATCAAAGCCAGAATCAAATTACGCGAACAATTGACCTAATTACTCCATTGATACTCTCTGATACCATAAAGAATTTATCAATGGATACAAGAGGATATCAATTGAGAGAAAAACTTTCTCACATTCATTTCACATAACTAAATCAGATCAATTACAACCATGTATTTAACTACTAACAAACTCACTAACTAACCAAAACTGTAGCCCTAACCGTCTGTTAACAAACTAATGTACACTTTGACCCTCGAAGTTTATACAATTATAAATTAGACCCTAAGAACACCAGTTCTAGATATTGGCAGAACTAGTCCCTGTACTTTTATATgccttatatatacatattatatccaACAAGTATAAGAATTATCAGTATGCAGGGAATTGCCTCTTTTATTTATATTGTATATTCACCATCAATATTAAAAAACATATGATTCAAGAAAATGGGTGATTAAATCGAAGAAAGAAATCAAAGGATACGACCAGTCAAAGCTCTCGTATAAACTTGCACCTCGCACCATGCACAATGCGTGTTACTCATGTTTGATGTGAGTTGTGAGGATATTATGTTGTTACGGTGAATAGCTCGGTAACATGCGTGACGAGTTGTGAAGATATTATGTTGTTATGGTGAATAGCTCGGTAAAATGCCGATGCGTGGTGCGAGGGCAATTTCCCGCTTACATTTTTTAAGAGCACGAGGTATCCATATGTCAATTTCGGTGTCCATTAATTGACACTGAAATTGACTAAGTGTGCGTCAGGTGGAAGTGTCCACAATGTccattttttactttttacttttttaatattttttatattttatttatttatttaactatatataaatgataaaaaaataaataaaacacacatattttattaattaaaaaaagtGTACAttcctaaaattaaaattaaaaaacacGACACATTCCTAAACAAGATTTATTCATACTAACACACAAATGTTCGCTCTCCTTTTCCTGTTGCCATTGAATAAAATTTGCGTACTCTTCGGGTGAAAATTGAGGTGGTCGTTCTGTTTCAGGTGGCTCAGGATACTCCTCGTTAAAATCGGACCAATTAAAATTGTGACCGTATATGTTACTTTCATTATATATGTAATTGGAATCTTTTGAATTGTTGGTATTGGGATTGGGAAACATTTTTGGTGAATTGAAAATGAATATGGGTGAATTGAGGAGTATATTGAAGAGTAATGTGTGAAAATGAGTATGAAATGTGTAGTATATATAGAGGAAATAAATTAAATTtgggaaaaaaaaagaaaatagcCGTTAAACGGCTATTTTTTTCAAAAAACCAAACTCCAACGGCTAATTGACCACCGTCCCTGGCACGACTTCGACCAACGACGGCGAGATCGACGCCGGTCCGGTGTCGGACGACGGTCGATCTCACCGTCGATTTCCTCCGACGCCAAAAATTTTTTAAACGATACCGACTGCTCTAAGGGCATTTTGTTAAAATTATTAACTGCAATGAAGGGCTTTTATAGCGATTTTCCTATTTTAAATTCCTAAGTAATACGGGCTCTGTAAAATAAACCCAGCCCATGTACTCAACCTCTGTAATCCAGCCCAGCTAACCTAACAAACTCGACCCATATCGGCATATCCCCTTCTTTAAGTTTAAACCTCATACATGAGTATTATTTTctgctgttataattcagtaggc
This genomic window from Rutidosis leptorrhynchoides isolate AG116_Rl617_1_P2 chromosome 2, CSIRO_AGI_Rlap_v1, whole genome shotgun sequence contains:
- the LOC139890225 gene encoding uncharacterized protein yields the protein MAMDQQLFQNPLYLHPSDGPGSLSVQEKLTGASNYRSWRRSLEIALSTKRKLGFVTGTVTRPINDDNKAEMWDTCNNMVISWIMSSVCESIAKSIMFIGTASEIWSQLEKRFALSNGSRKYKLHKESYACDQQGIQIHEYYTKLKCIWEELDSMNELPRITTLNPEIVTFLNAWNKQKEEQHLFQFLNGLDEKFSAIRSQLLLMNPLPTVETACSMLQQEESQREVLSVIEPTALFSKGNQQDKCSICGNKWHSSDKC